A window from Pseudomonas moraviensis encodes these proteins:
- a CDS encoding TolC family outer membrane protein gives MESVFRQKWPVVLLTIGLYPAFTVGVRADDNFDSSLRSISPSQLQQPAGNDSRQRPAPASRASADADALGLEQAVRLAVDWHPRIGEAIGTLFQQGEGVNVAESGYYPQVTGGIKGGYTSGYGSDAGSQSVNISLKQMLYDFGKVSSSVDAARARVARSQAGILLAIDDIARDTAKAYIEVQRYQHLLEVAREQIQGIGGIVDLAKQRSDMGASTRSDMVQAQSRAEGATATLQEFKAQYARWQATLTSLLGRRTPPAVSDAAAPTLSQACDVSQISDTLPAVLQAAAQRTQAQAELAQAKAEAYPTLSLQPSVNQYLDDHYDDQNSRADRTQIGIFLNLEVPIYQGGAISARSRAAGHALTAADSAEDFARLQARQGLAEAQAQTSGLNRRLRSLEFRQTSITEARMLYGRQYLELGTRPLLDLLNAEQEIHQSRFDLVNTQADLQRLQIDCFYNSGAIRRVFGIDHSAIQNVEILP, from the coding sequence GTGGAGTCAGTTTTTCGCCAGAAATGGCCGGTGGTCCTGTTGACCATCGGCCTCTACCCCGCTTTCACCGTCGGCGTTCGCGCCGACGACAATTTCGACAGCAGCTTGCGCAGCATCAGCCCGTCGCAACTGCAACAACCGGCAGGCAATGACAGTCGTCAGCGCCCTGCCCCTGCTTCCAGGGCCTCCGCCGATGCGGACGCTCTGGGGCTGGAACAAGCGGTCAGGCTGGCCGTGGACTGGCACCCACGGATCGGCGAGGCCATCGGCACGCTGTTCCAGCAAGGCGAAGGGGTCAACGTCGCCGAATCCGGCTATTACCCGCAGGTCACCGGCGGCATCAAGGGTGGCTACACCAGCGGTTACGGCAGCGATGCCGGCAGCCAGTCGGTGAACATTTCCCTCAAGCAGATGTTGTATGACTTCGGCAAGGTATCCAGTTCCGTCGACGCCGCCCGCGCCCGGGTGGCACGCAGTCAGGCCGGGATTCTGCTGGCGATCGATGACATTGCGCGCGACACCGCCAAGGCCTACATCGAAGTGCAGCGCTACCAGCATCTGCTCGAGGTTGCGCGCGAACAGATTCAAGGTATTGGCGGCATCGTCGACCTGGCCAAACAGCGCAGCGACATGGGCGCCAGCACCCGCTCCGATATGGTCCAGGCGCAGTCCCGGGCCGAAGGTGCGACGGCGACGTTGCAGGAATTCAAGGCGCAATACGCACGCTGGCAAGCCACCCTGACCAGCCTGCTCGGACGGCGCACGCCGCCAGCGGTGAGTGACGCTGCTGCGCCGACGCTGAGTCAGGCCTGTGACGTTTCGCAAATCTCCGACACCCTGCCCGCCGTCCTCCAGGCCGCTGCGCAACGCACTCAGGCCCAGGCCGAACTGGCCCAGGCCAAGGCCGAAGCCTACCCGACCCTGTCTCTGCAACCGTCGGTCAATCAATACCTGGACGACCACTACGATGATCAGAACTCCCGCGCTGATCGCACCCAAATCGGGATCTTTCTCAACCTCGAAGTGCCGATCTACCAGGGCGGTGCGATCAGCGCGCGCAGCCGCGCCGCCGGCCATGCGCTGACCGCAGCGGACTCGGCCGAAGACTTCGCGCGCCTGCAAGCGCGTCAGGGTCTGGCTGAAGCCCAGGCGCAGACCTCGGGCCTGAACCGGCGGCTGCGCTCGCTGGAATTTCGCCAGACCAGCATCACCGAAGCGCGCATGTTGTACGGCCGCCAATACCTCGAGCTGGGCACCCGCCCGCTGCTGGACTTGCTCAACGCCGAGCAGGAAATCCACCAGTCGCGCTTTGATCTGGTCAACACCCAAGCCGATCTGCAACGTCTGCAGATCGACTGCTTCTACAACAGCGGTGCGATTCGCCGGGTCTTCGGCATCGACCACAGCGCCATCCAGAATGTCGAGATCCTGCCATGA
- a CDS encoding type I secretion system permease/ATPase, which produces MTDASITIAEPAAAEAREDYSPWLEAVLKVARHYRLDVSPESVRLASVHSEGRVEEVVRHMARQAGLSVKFAVFDNKSLSRWRTPLVVQLRDGQVGVLESIGETGELGICFSGDQGLQSRMDAAALAEQALRTVILRPTQPVADVRTNDYIKPYDEHWFRRIVLTDLRPYSQVMIASLVANLLGMAGVLFSMQVYDRVIPAESLPTLYVLFGGVMLALLFDFVMRILRLRITDVLGKRADLRVSDLVFGHALRLRNSARPKSTGSFISQLRELEQIRDLITSSTATALADMPFFLLFLLVFYLIGGPLVLIPLVALVFMLLPGIIAQPRLARLANASMREAALRNAMLVESIQGLDDIKALQAEQRFQQQWNQYNAASADSSLRLRTLTNSLVAWTQNVQGGVFAVVIVFGAPMVIAGDLTTGSLVAASILSSRMMGPMAQLTHVLTRWQQAKVALEGLNRIMQMPVDHPEGSQRVHLPAIRGDYRLRQASFRYSEESSPALNSIDLSIRPGERIALLGRNGAGKSTLLQALGGAMDLSSGETTLDGIALAHLDPADLRRDVGLLSQQARLFHGTLRDNITLGAGQASDQEIIAALTVTGALDFVRQLPKGMDHLVLEGGLGLSGGQRQSLLLSRLLIRQPQVLLLDEPTAALDDVTERLLLEKLATWTQGRTLVVATHRVSVLQLVERIIVLDNGRIVIDDHRDAALARLRAPGKGVAV; this is translated from the coding sequence ATGACCGATGCCAGCATCACTATTGCTGAACCCGCCGCTGCCGAGGCTCGCGAGGATTATTCACCGTGGCTGGAAGCGGTGCTCAAGGTCGCCCGCCACTATCGCCTCGATGTCTCCCCGGAAAGCGTGCGCCTGGCGTCGGTGCACAGCGAAGGCCGCGTCGAAGAAGTGGTTCGGCACATGGCGCGTCAGGCCGGACTCAGCGTCAAGTTCGCGGTGTTCGACAACAAGAGCCTGAGCCGCTGGCGCACGCCGCTGGTGGTGCAACTGCGCGATGGTCAGGTCGGCGTGCTTGAAAGCATTGGCGAGACCGGCGAGCTGGGCATCTGCTTCAGCGGCGACCAGGGTTTGCAGAGCCGCATGGACGCCGCCGCTCTCGCCGAGCAGGCCCTGCGCACGGTGATTCTGCGCCCGACGCAACCGGTGGCGGACGTGCGCACCAACGACTACATCAAGCCGTACGACGAACACTGGTTCCGGCGCATCGTCCTTACCGACCTGCGCCCCTACAGCCAAGTGATGATCGCCTCGCTGGTCGCGAATCTGCTGGGGATGGCCGGAGTGCTGTTTTCCATGCAGGTGTACGACCGGGTGATTCCGGCCGAATCGCTGCCGACCCTGTACGTGCTGTTCGGTGGGGTAATGCTGGCGCTGCTGTTCGATTTCGTCATGCGCATCCTGCGTCTGCGCATCACCGATGTACTGGGCAAGCGCGCCGATCTGCGCGTCTCCGATCTGGTGTTCGGCCATGCCTTGCGCCTGCGCAATTCCGCGCGGCCGAAATCCACTGGCTCGTTCATCTCGCAACTGCGCGAGCTGGAACAGATTCGCGATCTGATCACCTCCAGCACCGCCACGGCGCTGGCGGACATGCCGTTTTTCCTGCTGTTCCTGCTGGTGTTCTATTTGATCGGCGGGCCGCTAGTCTTGATTCCACTGGTGGCGCTGGTGTTCATGTTGCTGCCCGGGATCATCGCGCAACCGCGTCTGGCCCGACTGGCCAATGCGTCGATGCGCGAAGCCGCGCTGCGCAACGCCATGCTGGTGGAAAGCATTCAAGGCCTCGACGACATCAAGGCACTACAGGCCGAGCAACGTTTCCAGCAACAGTGGAATCAATACAACGCTGCCTCGGCGGACAGCAGCCTGCGTTTGCGCACGTTGACCAACAGCCTCGTGGCCTGGACGCAGAATGTGCAGGGCGGCGTGTTTGCGGTGGTGATCGTGTTCGGCGCGCCGATGGTGATTGCCGGCGACCTGACCACCGGCAGTCTGGTCGCGGCGTCGATCCTGTCGTCGCGGATGATGGGGCCGATGGCGCAACTCACCCATGTGCTCACCCGCTGGCAGCAGGCCAAGGTCGCGCTCGAAGGCCTGAACCGGATCATGCAGATGCCGGTGGATCATCCCGAAGGCAGCCAGCGCGTGCACCTGCCGGCGATTCGCGGCGACTACCGCCTGCGTCAGGCCAGTTTCCGCTACAGCGAGGAATCGTCCCCGGCGCTCAACAGCATCGACCTGAGCATTCGCCCCGGCGAGCGCATCGCCCTGCTCGGCCGTAACGGCGCCGGCAAGTCGACCTTGCTCCAGGCACTGGGCGGCGCCATGGATCTGAGCAGCGGCGAAACCACCCTGGACGGCATCGCCCTGGCGCATCTCGACCCGGCTGACCTGCGCCGCGACGTGGGCTTGTTGTCGCAACAGGCGCGGCTGTTTCACGGCACCCTGCGCGACAACATCACCCTCGGCGCCGGTCAGGCCAGCGATCAGGAGATCATTGCCGCGCTGACCGTCACCGGTGCGCTGGATTTCGTCCGGCAGTTGCCCAAAGGCATGGATCACCTGGTACTTGAAGGCGGGCTGGGATTGTCTGGCGGCCAGCGTCAGAGCTTGCTGCTGTCGCGCTTGTTGATCCGTCAGCCACAAGTGCTGTTGCTCGACGAACCGACCGCGGCGCTGGATGACGTCACCGAACGACTGCTGCTGGAAAAACTCGCGACCTGGACTCAGGGCCGAACGCTGGTCGTCGCCACGCACCGGGTCAGCGTGTTGCAACTGGTCGAGCGGATCATCGTTCTCGACAACGGGCGCATCGTCATTGACGACCATCGCGACGCGGCACTCGCGCGGCTGCGCGCACCGGGCAAAGGAGTGGCGGTATGA
- a CDS encoding HlyD family type I secretion periplasmic adaptor subunit produces the protein MMTDVPDPMSYLDGRDERALAGGAKVIWGCALMLACFVAWAAWFEIVEVSTGTGKVVPSSREQVIQSMEGGILEQLNVTEGALVERGQILAQLDPVKNQSNVGESAAKYRAALASVNRLQAEVSEKPLAFDASLQEFPDLIRAETELYQTRRKGLAETLDGIQSSLKLVRSELAITENLAKIGASSRVEVLRLTRQRSELELKATEARSDYMVRAREDLAKANAEAQMLEAVIRGRTDSLSRLTLRSPVRGIVKDIEVSTIGGVIAPNGQVMQIVPLDEQLLIETRISPRDIAFIHPGQAAKVKITAYDYSIYGSLDGEVVTISPDTIQDEAKPEIFYYRVFIRTSSDELRNKAGKRFAIVPGMIATVDIRTGEKTVLDYLIKPLNRAREALRER, from the coding sequence ATGATGACCGACGTACCGGACCCGATGTCCTATCTCGACGGCCGCGATGAGCGTGCCCTGGCCGGTGGTGCAAAGGTGATCTGGGGTTGCGCGCTGATGCTCGCCTGCTTCGTCGCGTGGGCGGCGTGGTTTGAGATCGTCGAGGTCTCGACCGGCACCGGCAAAGTGGTGCCGAGCTCGCGCGAGCAAGTGATTCAGTCGATGGAGGGCGGCATTCTCGAGCAGCTCAACGTTACTGAAGGCGCGTTGGTCGAGCGCGGCCAGATTCTCGCGCAACTGGACCCGGTGAAGAACCAGTCCAACGTCGGCGAAAGCGCGGCCAAGTACCGCGCGGCGCTCGCGAGCGTCAACCGCTTGCAGGCCGAGGTCAGCGAAAAACCGCTGGCCTTTGACGCCTCGCTGCAGGAGTTTCCCGATCTGATCCGCGCCGAAACCGAGCTCTACCAGACCCGTCGCAAAGGTCTGGCGGAAACCCTCGATGGTATTCAGAGCTCGCTGAAACTGGTGCGCAGCGAACTGGCGATCACCGAGAATCTGGCGAAGATCGGCGCCTCGAGTCGGGTCGAAGTGCTACGCCTGACCCGTCAGCGCTCGGAGCTGGAATTGAAGGCCACCGAAGCCCGTTCCGATTACATGGTCCGCGCCCGCGAAGACCTGGCCAAAGCCAACGCCGAAGCGCAGATGCTCGAGGCAGTGATCCGTGGTCGTACCGATTCGCTGTCGCGCCTGACCCTGCGTTCGCCGGTGCGCGGTATCGTCAAGGACATCGAAGTCAGCACCATTGGCGGGGTGATCGCGCCCAACGGCCAGGTCATGCAGATCGTGCCGCTGGATGAACAACTGCTGATCGAGACGCGCATCTCGCCGCGCGACATCGCCTTCATTCATCCGGGTCAGGCGGCGAAAGTGAAAATCACCGCTTATGACTATTCGATCTACGGCAGCCTCGACGGCGAAGTGGTGACGATCTCGCCGGACACGATTCAGGACGAAGCCAAGCCGGAGATTTTTTACTACCGCGTGTTCATCCGCACGTCGTCGGATGAACTGCGTAACAAGGCCGGCAAACGCTTCGCCATCGTGCCCGGAATGATCGCTACGGTCGACATTCGTACCGGCGAAAAAACCGTGCTGGACTACCTGATCAAACCGCTCAACCGCGCCCGCGAAGCGTTGCGCGAACGTTGA
- a CDS encoding trypsin-like peptidase domain-containing protein: MPVAFVQDPVLDQAFVVHSGAPLPYVLMGSAVQWNEDYAVTVKHIPYLSGTVFQGQADVQFFRHKANSVPGWRGYKPGEELTSVGFNSLYMSVKGTGQALPAMVRLDVKEGNVLYGTHNGALAKGMSGGPVFSADGKVVGINVAFLTRDDVSRLKRPDLLDQPRVSIFLPYAEINREWARYQASITPTAPPATKLASR; this comes from the coding sequence ATGCCAGTCGCTTTTGTTCAGGATCCTGTTTTAGACCAAGCCTTTGTCGTTCACTCCGGCGCGCCTTTGCCTTACGTGCTGATGGGTTCGGCTGTGCAATGGAATGAAGATTACGCCGTGACGGTGAAGCACATTCCTTACCTGTCGGGCACGGTTTTCCAGGGGCAGGCAGACGTGCAGTTCTTCCGCCACAAGGCCAATAGCGTGCCGGGATGGCGCGGCTACAAGCCGGGCGAAGAGCTGACCTCGGTGGGGTTCAATTCGCTGTACATGTCGGTCAAGGGCACCGGTCAGGCATTGCCGGCGATGGTTCGCCTCGACGTCAAAGAGGGCAACGTGCTCTATGGCACTCACAATGGCGCACTGGCCAAAGGCATGTCCGGCGGGCCGGTATTTTCCGCCGATGGCAAGGTAGTCGGCATCAACGTGGCGTTTTTGACCCGCGATGACGTCAGCCGCCTCAAGCGCCCGGACCTGCTTGATCAACCGCGCGTGAGCATTTTCCTGCCGTACGCGGAGATCAATCGCGAGTGGGCGCGCTATCAGGCGAGTATTACCCCGACGGCGCCGCCGGCGACCAAGCTGGCCAGTCGCTGA
- a CDS encoding SDR family NAD(P)-dependent oxidoreductase yields the protein MTGKLQGKIALVTGGTSGIGLATAKRFAEEGAYVYITGRRQAELDAAVALVGNAIGVQVDSTNLEQLDALYQQIGAEKGHLDVLFANAGGGSMLPLGEITEAHYDDTFDRNVKGVLFTVQKALPLLAKGASVILTGSTAGSSGTAAFSVYSASKAAVRAFVRSWILDLKDRNVRINTLSPGATKTPGLVELAGPDAEQQQGLLDYMASQIPMGRVGEPAEIAAAAVFLASDDASFVNGIELFVDGGQAQI from the coding sequence ATGACTGGCAAACTTCAAGGCAAAATTGCTCTCGTTACCGGCGGCACCTCCGGCATTGGCCTCGCCACGGCCAAACGCTTCGCTGAGGAAGGCGCTTACGTTTACATCACTGGCCGTCGCCAGGCCGAGCTCGACGCCGCCGTTGCGCTGGTCGGCAACGCCATAGGCGTGCAGGTTGACTCGACGAACCTCGAACAGCTTGATGCGCTGTATCAGCAGATTGGTGCCGAAAAGGGCCATCTCGACGTGCTTTTCGCCAACGCCGGCGGTGGCTCGATGCTGCCGCTGGGCGAGATCACTGAGGCGCACTACGACGACACCTTCGATCGCAACGTCAAGGGCGTGCTGTTCACTGTGCAGAAAGCCTTGCCGCTGTTGGCCAAAGGCGCTTCGGTGATTCTTACCGGTTCCACGGCGGGCAGTTCCGGCACGGCGGCGTTCAGCGTGTATTCCGCGTCGAAGGCTGCGGTGAGGGCTTTTGTGCGCAGCTGGATTCTGGATTTGAAAGACCGCAACGTGCGCATCAACACGCTCAGCCCGGGCGCAACCAAAACCCCGGGCCTGGTGGAGCTGGCCGGTCCGGACGCCGAACAGCAGCAAGGTCTGCTCGATTACATGGCATCGCAAATACCGATGGGGCGTGTTGGCGAGCCGGCAGAAATCGCTGCTGCCGCGGTGTTCCTCGCCTCGGACGACGCTAGCTTCGTCAACGGTATCGAGCTGTTTGTCGACGGTGGTCAGGCACAAATCTGA
- a CDS encoding LysR family transcriptional regulator yields the protein MSKLPDFEGLAMFAKVAEEGSFASAARVMGVSVPTVSRAVARLEERLGGRLFNRTSRQLALTEFGSSMAAKAGDIYRQAEEVESEAQDLSVQPRGQVRLAVPMSFGLRWVAPLLPELLRRYPELFVDLHLHDASVDLIAEGFDAALRIAALPDSSLVARRLCAVSQLLVASPGYLEAHGRPVHPRDLATRSCLSYAYRARAQVWRFTHHSGIEEDVVPKGPLRVTNSDALLPVLLEGLAIAELPEFIASEYLADGRLEVLLPEWHMTRGGLYFVTPSARSRPAKIRALSDFFAEHLSEPVWRCDPAHPSYLLK from the coding sequence ATGAGCAAACTGCCTGATTTTGAAGGTCTGGCGATGTTCGCCAAAGTTGCAGAGGAAGGTTCGTTCGCCTCCGCCGCGCGGGTCATGGGCGTCTCGGTACCCACGGTGTCGCGAGCGGTGGCGCGGCTCGAAGAGCGCCTGGGCGGTCGCCTGTTCAATCGCACCTCGCGGCAATTGGCGCTGACTGAATTCGGTTCGAGCATGGCAGCTAAAGCCGGGGACATTTACCGCCAGGCCGAAGAGGTCGAGAGTGAAGCACAAGACCTCTCGGTGCAGCCGCGCGGACAAGTCCGCCTCGCCGTGCCCATGTCATTCGGTTTGCGCTGGGTCGCGCCGTTGTTGCCTGAGCTGCTGCGCCGCTACCCGGAGCTGTTCGTCGACCTGCATTTGCATGACGCCTCGGTCGACCTGATCGCCGAGGGCTTCGACGCCGCATTGCGCATCGCCGCCCTGCCCGACTCATCGCTGGTCGCGCGTCGGCTGTGCGCCGTGAGCCAACTGCTGGTGGCGTCTCCCGGCTACCTGGAAGCTCACGGACGCCCCGTGCACCCGCGTGATCTGGCGACGCGTTCGTGCCTGAGTTACGCATACCGCGCGCGCGCGCAAGTCTGGCGCTTCACCCATCACAGCGGCATCGAGGAAGATGTCGTGCCGAAAGGCCCGTTGCGCGTGACCAATTCCGATGCGCTGCTGCCGGTGTTGCTCGAGGGATTGGCGATTGCCGAATTGCCGGAATTCATCGCCAGCGAATACCTGGCCGATGGGCGGCTGGAAGTGTTGCTGCCGGAGTGGCACATGACTCGCGGCGGGCTGTATTTCGTGACGCCGTCTGCACGCAGTCGGCCAGCGAAGATCCGCGCGCTGTCCGACTTCTTTGCCGAGCATCTGTCGGAGCCAGTGTGGCGCTGTGATCCGGCACACCCTTCGTACTTGCTCAAATGA
- a CDS encoding saccharopine dehydrogenase produces MPLHPILFMGGSGAIGHQTARALRAAHPDVPLLIGGRDLARAEQTAEQIGNAQGVVIDARAEDLGLGDRPVSAIALFYMDHALAGLRFAQKRKVPHLSISSGVFEIAPQIASFIHSPEAAPIVLGYEWMVGATTVATLHLAKAFARVHDIRIHALVDEQDGGGPTVAVDFEHLNKMLPAALTRRDGEFIWREGDDAKVSFRAVDGTTLEGAGFSSIDVTGLAAATDAPNVEFNLASGVSSTRRQGQPMSTEILIEIEGTDHKGSALRTRHAVVHRAGAAALTGLSVAMLLERLVGLDGQAPVRPGLYFPYQLLDAQVFLQRLEKDGGELIELNREVTG; encoded by the coding sequence ATGCCACTTCATCCCATTCTGTTCATGGGCGGTTCCGGCGCCATCGGCCACCAGACGGCCCGCGCATTGCGCGCGGCGCATCCCGACGTACCCTTGCTGATCGGCGGGCGCGACCTCGCCAGAGCTGAGCAAACCGCCGAGCAAATCGGCAATGCCCAGGGTGTGGTCATCGATGCTCGCGCAGAAGATCTGGGACTGGGTGATCGCCCGGTCAGCGCCATCGCCCTTTTCTACATGGACCACGCCCTCGCCGGGCTGCGTTTTGCGCAAAAGCGCAAGGTGCCGCACCTGAGCATTTCTTCCGGCGTATTCGAAATCGCCCCGCAAATCGCCAGTTTCATTCACTCGCCCGAGGCGGCGCCGATTGTGCTCGGCTACGAATGGATGGTCGGCGCGACCACGGTAGCGACGCTGCACCTCGCCAAGGCCTTCGCGCGCGTGCACGACATCCGCATCCACGCACTGGTCGACGAACAGGATGGCGGCGGCCCGACCGTGGCGGTCGATTTCGAACACCTGAACAAAATGCTGCCGGCCGCGCTGACCCGCCGTGACGGCGAGTTCATCTGGCGCGAAGGCGACGACGCCAAGGTCAGCTTCCGCGCCGTCGACGGTACCACTCTGGAAGGCGCCGGTTTCTCCTCCATCGACGTCACCGGCCTGGCCGCCGCCACCGACGCCCCGAACGTCGAGTTCAACCTCGCCAGCGGCGTCAGCTCGACCCGGCGTCAGGGCCAGCCGATGTCGACAGAGATATTGATCGAAATAGAAGGCACGGATCACAAGGGATCTGCGTTGCGCACACGGCACGCCGTGGTTCACCGCGCAGGTGCGGCGGCATTGACCGGGCTCAGCGTGGCCATGCTGCTGGAGCGACTGGTTGGGCTGGACGGGCAAGCGCCTGTGAGGCCGGGGTTGTATTTTCCGTATCAGTTGCTGGACGCGCAGGTGTTTTTGCAGCGGCTGGAAAAGGACGGTGGTGAATTGATTGAGCTGAACAGAGAAGTGACTGGATAA